A part of Saccopteryx bilineata isolate mSacBil1 chromosome 12, mSacBil1_pri_phased_curated, whole genome shotgun sequence genomic DNA contains:
- the LOC136316336 gene encoding dynein light chain Tctex-type 1-like has product MENVQGSEEATFVVDEVSSIVKEAVESVIGGSTYKHCKVNQWTNDVVERTLSQLSKLGKPFKYIVTCVIMQKNGAGLHSASSCFWDSSTDGSCTVRWENKTMYCIITTFGLSI; this is encoded by the exons ATGGAAAACGTTCAGGGTTCCGAAGAG gcgACTTTTGTTGTTGATGAAGTGAGCAGCATTGTCAAAGAG GCCGTGGAAAGTGTCATCGGAGGCAGCACTTACAAGCACTGCAAGGTCAACCAGTGGACCAACGACGTAGTGGAACGAACTCTGAGCCAACTCAGCAAGCTGGGAAAACCATTTAAATACATTG TGACCTGTGTAATTATGCAGAAGAACGGAGCAGGATTGCACTCGGCGAGTTCTTGCTTCTGGGACAGCTCTACTGACG GGAGCTGCACCGTGCGGTGGGAGAACAAGACCATGTACTGCATCATCACCACCTTCGGGCTGTCCATCTGA